One genomic region from Pseudomonadota bacterium encodes:
- a CDS encoding class I SAM-dependent methyltransferase: MSEELLLTPQFWRDYVLSRKRSLKRSKVATGGKWDQIAGHYHSFENDAAFLAEQLWIKEKMLAHRMLSPQTELIDIACGPGTHCFDFAAICRQVTAVDVSERMIARVIARKEAEKTENLTVICHDFYGFNPACQYDTVFVSMSPILNELENIDRLLAMSRRFVVLVYWAGIRDNPLFQTCYKMVYDETYRWDAMDVTVIFNYLYALGHSPEISYLHPVWKRYDSLENTVEHIIWHLEFQRSLSSDERQMVYERIAREVDDKGMVKYQTRVRKGALFLDLEAGKEVGVSA, translated from the coding sequence GTGAGTGAGGAACTTTTGCTGACCCCGCAATTCTGGCGTGACTACGTTCTTTCCCGTAAACGTTCCCTGAAGCGCAGCAAGGTAGCCACCGGGGGAAAATGGGATCAAATTGCGGGGCATTACCATAGTTTTGAGAATGATGCGGCTTTCCTGGCCGAGCAGCTGTGGATCAAAGAAAAAATGTTGGCCCATCGAATGTTAAGCCCGCAAACAGAACTGATTGATATAGCCTGCGGTCCGGGAACTCATTGCTTTGACTTTGCCGCAATTTGCCGTCAAGTCACTGCCGTGGATGTTTCAGAAAGAATGATCGCACGGGTCATAGCTAGAAAAGAAGCGGAAAAGACGGAGAACTTAACGGTTATATGTCATGATTTTTATGGGTTTAATCCCGCTTGTCAGTATGATACGGTTTTTGTCTCAATGAGTCCGATTTTAAATGAATTAGAAAATATTGATCGTCTTCTGGCCATGAGCCGCCGCTTTGTCGTCCTTGTTTATTGGGCCGGGATCAGAGACAATCCTCTTTTTCAAACCTGCTACAAAATGGTTTACGATGAAACCTACCGGTGGGATGCTATGGATGTGACCGTTATTTTCAACTATCTCTATGCCCTTGGTCATTCTCCCGAGATTTCTTATCTGCACCCGGTTTGGAAACGTTATGACAGCCTTGAAAACACGGTTGAACATATAATCTGGCATCTCGAATTTCAACGTTCTCTGAGCTCTGATGAAAGGCAAATGGTTTATGAAAGGATAGCCCGTGAAGTAGATGATAAGGGCATGGTAAAATATCAAACCAGAGTCCGTAAGGGAGCTTTGTTTCTTGACCTTGAAGCCGGAAAAGAGGTAGGGGTTTCAGCGTAA
- the hemE gene encoding uroporphyrinogen decarboxylase has product MKNDYRFLRACRRQDVDCTPVWMMRQAGRYLPEYRALREKHSFWEMCKTPELAVEVTLQPLRRMELDAAILFSDILVPLEPMGSAIEFHEGRGPVVERPIRSAADLKTLKVVAAEETVPFVMEAIRILRRELDGKVPLIGFSGAPFTLASYLVEGGGSKQYQHIKTMMYVNPQVYHRLMEMITQTVISYLKAQILAGAQAVQLFDSWVGCLGSFDYQEYVFPYNQKIFQALAEFDIPKIHFANQASTLLKQVVAAGGDVIGLDWRQDISSAWEIIGPECGVQGNLEPLVLFAPIPEIRRRVRMVLDQAANRNGHIFNLGHGILPTTPIDHAKAMIDAVHEFSVR; this is encoded by the coding sequence ATGAAAAATGATTATCGATTTTTACGAGCCTGCCGACGTCAGGATGTTGACTGCACCCCGGTCTGGATGATGCGTCAGGCTGGGCGTTACCTGCCGGAATATCGTGCTTTACGTGAAAAACACTCTTTTTGGGAAATGTGCAAAACCCCGGAGCTTGCGGTCGAAGTTACCCTGCAACCGCTGCGCCGCATGGAGCTGGACGCTGCCATCCTGTTTTCCGATATTCTGGTTCCTCTTGAACCCATGGGCTCAGCCATTGAATTTCACGAAGGTCGAGGACCGGTGGTGGAACGACCGATTCGTTCGGCTGCAGACCTGAAAACCCTAAAAGTCGTTGCGGCGGAAGAAACAGTTCCATTCGTGATGGAGGCTATCCGAATCCTGCGGCGTGAACTTGACGGCAAGGTGCCTCTGATCGGCTTTTCCGGGGCCCCCTTTACCTTAGCCAGCTATCTGGTTGAGGGCGGTGGCTCAAAACAGTATCAGCACATCAAAACCATGATGTATGTAAACCCTCAAGTTTACCATCGACTGATGGAAATGATTACGCAAACCGTGATTTCCTATCTTAAGGCCCAGATTCTAGCTGGGGCTCAGGCCGTGCAGCTTTTCGACAGTTGGGTCGGTTGTCTTGGATCTTTTGACTATCAAGAATACGTCTTCCCCTACAACCAAAAAATTTTTCAGGCGCTTGCGGAATTTGATATCCCCAAAATCCACTTTGCCAACCAAGCCTCGACCCTTCTTAAACAGGTGGTTGCCGCCGGCGGAGATGTCATTGGTCTGGACTGGCGCCAAGACATTTCTTCGGCCTGGGAAATCATTGGTCCGGAATGCGGGGTTCAGGGAAATCTCGAACCGCTTGTCCTGTTTGCTCCGATTCCTGAAATTCGCAGACGAGTAAGAATGGTTCTCGATCAGGCCGCCAATCGCAACGGTCACATTTTCAATCTTGGCCACGGCATCCTGCCAACTACTCCGATTGACCACGCCAAGGCCATGATTGATGCTGTACATGAGTTTTCCGTTCGCTAA